From the Desulfovibrio sp. JY genome, one window contains:
- a CDS encoding Rossmann fold nucleotide-binding protein, with translation MLTSPLVTGDGQLVSVGEVHFNEELAAPQALGVMRFSHTSDALRGLVRDLRDRAARDSLPLHRFMEISGRSGHSRIGLDVSLTGEPPEVSDGQRTVDVSVALTALNAVLAESLADLRCLCDAGGVDFGRLFIPRGPALGRDEIEEALDRGWLLLPEGHRIDADGVMEIPLLDMRYVLSSRLLGVGRNFAEMLIKGKHGLTIFQCLSPTGMPPALAAKEFLVGAMHIAIGPFVALIERQTSSPDVFHLASRLLDGVRTTGITTPRQVELYNGGEDAVPTAGLAMRMRLYPPDVRLAGLAERVLPPGRARDVLAAGVDFADLTGIFDPAVARGLLDEITAGPDEGGSYGRIFMPGRMLAIPWEQEEGGWLQEFQWRLVYEYARGNIPEGVLMGEEIPKRLRPFLEGLRYVGGEQNLSKVFVAESLPPVDTLRVLKRNGIGVVAARGMGCSVGELCRLPHFRMDQTLYEELVRLENESMRFYLLLDYNGHAQVREFFRGLWVTREGKERLPGVHTTMAMFGSSCDVLGPVLEAPITEFLRRLRDHPRLGEGFAVAHGSGPGVMQTVDNAAAALGIFRMGVGINAEEIGQKTNFEPEAVAQFTNLAMNTRQDILDRRSVFKVFNLGGFGTSYEVNMALTFMKIGQCLPAPYIFVDPVGLGPGGEPFWRQTLSQFRTLSSDLSGGGYDLGPLGPRWIVNCCHEVTSYEQGYDVIAAFLDDPAAYWREREIPMEKVRQARDNLHRAGMPIPPCIDEALGE, from the coding sequence ATGCTCACATCCCCGCTCGTTACCGGAGACGGTCAACTCGTCAGCGTCGGCGAGGTTCATTTCAACGAGGAACTGGCCGCGCCCCAGGCGCTTGGCGTCATGCGGTTTTCCCATACCAGCGACGCCTTGCGCGGGCTGGTGCGCGATTTGCGCGACCGGGCCGCCCGCGATTCCCTGCCGCTGCATCGGTTCATGGAAATAAGCGGCCGTAGCGGCCACTCCCGCATCGGCCTCGACGTAAGCCTGACCGGCGAACCGCCGGAGGTTTCGGACGGGCAACGGACCGTGGACGTGTCGGTGGCGCTGACGGCGCTCAACGCCGTTCTGGCCGAGTCCCTGGCCGACCTGCGCTGCTTGTGCGACGCCGGGGGCGTGGACTTCGGCCGCCTGTTCATCCCGCGCGGGCCGGCGCTCGGCCGGGACGAGATCGAGGAGGCGCTCGATCGCGGCTGGCTGCTTTTGCCCGAGGGGCACCGCATCGACGCGGACGGCGTGATGGAAATTCCGCTGCTCGACATGCGCTACGTGCTTTCCTCGCGTCTGCTCGGCGTGGGGCGCAATTTCGCGGAGATGCTGATCAAGGGCAAGCACGGCCTGACCATTTTCCAGTGCCTTTCGCCGACCGGCATGCCGCCGGCTCTGGCCGCCAAGGAGTTTCTGGTCGGGGCCATGCACATCGCCATTGGTCCTTTCGTGGCCCTGATCGAGCGTCAGACGTCGTCGCCGGACGTGTTCCATCTGGCCTCGCGGCTGCTCGACGGCGTACGCACCACGGGCATCACCACGCCGCGCCAGGTGGAACTCTACAACGGCGGCGAGGATGCCGTGCCAACCGCAGGCCTGGCCATGCGGATGCGGCTGTACCCACCGGATGTGCGGCTGGCCGGGCTGGCCGAACGGGTGCTGCCGCCCGGGCGGGCCAGGGATGTGCTGGCGGCCGGGGTGGATTTCGCGGACCTGACCGGCATTTTCGATCCGGCCGTCGCCCGGGGGCTTTTGGACGAGATCACGGCCGGACCGGACGAAGGCGGCAGCTACGGCCGGATATTCATGCCCGGCCGGATGCTCGCCATCCCCTGGGAACAGGAGGAAGGGGGCTGGCTCCAGGAGTTCCAGTGGCGGCTGGTCTACGAGTACGCCCGGGGCAACATCCCGGAAGGCGTGCTCATGGGCGAGGAGATCCCCAAGCGGCTGCGGCCGTTTCTGGAGGGGCTGCGCTATGTCGGCGGCGAGCAGAACCTGTCCAAGGTGTTCGTGGCCGAGTCCTTGCCGCCGGTGGACACGTTGCGGGTGCTCAAACGAAACGGCATCGGCGTGGTGGCGGCCCGGGGCATGGGCTGTTCGGTCGGCGAACTCTGCCGGCTGCCGCATTTCCGCATGGACCAGACGCTTTACGAGGAGCTGGTGCGCCTGGAAAACGAGAGCATGCGGTTCTACCTGCTGCTCGACTACAACGGCCACGCCCAGGTGCGGGAATTTTTCCGGGGCCTGTGGGTGACGCGCGAAGGCAAGGAACGCCTGCCGGGCGTGCACACCACCATGGCCATGTTCGGCTCGTCCTGCGACGTGCTGGGGCCGGTGCTCGAGGCGCCGATCACGGAATTTCTGCGTCGGCTGCGGGATCATCCGCGCCTTGGCGAGGGCTTTGCCGTGGCCCACGGTTCCGGGCCGGGGGTCATGCAGACCGTGGACAACGCGGCGGCCGCCCTCGGCATCTTTCGCATGGGCGTCGGCATCAATGCCGAGGAAATCGGGCAGAAGACCAATTTCGAGCCCGAAGCCGTGGCCCAGTTCACCAACCTGGCCATGAATACGCGCCAGGACATCCTGGATCGGCGTTCGGTGTTCAAGGTCTTCAACCTCGGCGGCTTCGGCACCAGCTACGAGGTCAACATGGCGCTCACCTTCATGAAGATCGGCCAGTGCCTGCCCGCGCCGTACATCTTCGTCGATCCGGTGGGGCTCGGGCCCGGGGGCGAGCCGTTCTGGCGGCAGACGCTGAGCCAGTTCCGCACGCTTTCGAGCGACCTGTCCGGGGGCGGCTACGACCTCGGGCCGCTCGGGCCACGCTGGATCGTCAACTGCTGCCACGAGGTGACGAGCTACGAGCAGGGCTACGACGTCATCGCCGCCTTTCTGGACGACCCGGCCGCCTACTGGCGCGAACGCGAAATCCCGATGGAAAAGGTGCGACAGGCCCGGGATAACCTCCACCGGGCCGGCATGCCCATCCCCCCCTGCATCGACGAAGCGCTTGGAGAGTGA
- a CDS encoding IS110 family transposase has translation MAGQALSQLQAFVEASQGRSFFVGLDVHKNSYFVALRRFDGVVHTLVMSASPQALIDKLAAVGVTVAMAASESGPTGFTLSRALTKAGIPNLVAAPSRIPRPVVWGAKTDRLDCVKLADYAAKGMLRPIAVPTEEQEAQRSLERRRHDLADDLRRVKLRIHSHLLFLGLTEPPNLKYWSKVAVASLLKLPMHQAARYTLESFVREMHAITSELSLVEQQLETICRQGEHDKVIKCLRTVPGVGPLIAATFRLELFQPERFSRAEEVTSYLGLAPMVRQSGESKGRARLRPVGQTKLRSLLVEAAWKWRAHDPKAQAWYHKLLGKSGLAQKAITALARKLAIILWRLSLEKRAYRFEAVMA, from the coding sequence ATGGCAGGACAAGCGTTATCCCAACTTCAAGCGTTTGTGGAGGCTTCACAAGGTCGATCTTTTTTTGTCGGATTGGATGTCCATAAAAATAGTTATTTTGTTGCGTTACGTCGGTTTGATGGAGTCGTCCACACCTTGGTGATGTCGGCGAGCCCGCAGGCTCTGATCGACAAATTGGCCGCGGTGGGCGTCACCGTGGCCATGGCGGCCAGTGAATCCGGGCCGACCGGATTCACCCTGTCCAGAGCGCTCACAAAGGCAGGGATTCCCAATCTCGTGGCGGCTCCCAGTCGGATTCCCCGCCCCGTGGTCTGGGGCGCAAAAACAGACCGGCTCGATTGCGTCAAACTGGCCGATTACGCCGCCAAGGGGATGCTGCGTCCCATCGCCGTGCCGACCGAGGAGCAAGAAGCCCAGAGGAGCCTGGAGCGCCGACGACACGATCTGGCCGACGACCTGCGTCGTGTGAAACTGCGCATCCATTCCCATCTGCTTTTTTTGGGCCTTACCGAACCACCCAATCTGAAATACTGGAGCAAGGTCGCTGTAGCATCCCTGCTTAAACTGCCCATGCATCAGGCTGCCCGGTATACGCTGGAAAGTTTTGTGCGGGAGATGCATGCCATCACCAGCGAATTGTCCCTCGTTGAACAGCAACTTGAGACAATTTGCCGCCAGGGAGAGCATGACAAAGTCATCAAGTGCCTGCGCACCGTGCCCGGTGTGGGGCCGCTCATCGCCGCGACCTTCCGTCTGGAGTTGTTTCAGCCGGAACGTTTCAGCCGGGCCGAAGAGGTGACAAGCTATCTGGGACTTGCCCCCATGGTGCGCCAGAGCGGCGAGAGCAAGGGCCGGGCCAGGTTACGGCCCGTGGGGCAGACCAAACTGCGAAGTCTTTTAGTGGAGGCGGCCTGGAAATGGCGCGCACACGATCCGAAGGCTCAGGCCTGGTATCACAAGTTGCTGGGGAAAAGCGGCCTGGCCCAAAAGGCCATCACAGCCTTAGCTCGAAAACTGGCCATCATTTTGTGGCGGCTGAGCCTGGAGAAACGAGCGTACCGATTTGAGGCGGTTATGGCGTGA
- a CDS encoding HDOD domain-containing protein yields MPLRSLADLQPGMVLAADAESPDGNHRLTGGTSLTETHIRMLRGWHLREIEVEAPPPPQDAPTDDAPEDAAQAVLSRFVHLPGDNPFVIELRRQALARADTRVPPKACRPARRKPDAPAGVPAPEKILTGDPVLVSLPEVFMRIREVLSDPSSTIEEAAAVIGKDPSLTAKLLKLVNSAFYARTLRVSGSLPPASVDTLTRAVMLLGLNQLSTLAMGVSVLPLFRDIPPDCVDLRQFWQHSIGVGLVAKILSARLGDPSPERYFVAGLLHDIGRLVLYKRIPDVSGEALARAAESNRHLVVVERETFGFDHAELGGMLLRKWRFPESLEQTVWRHHDPMAADVPLEPAIINVADMVAVATLAGGSGERLIPEFIPQAWRLAAISPSDLPEIVAMAESHLEVVCAMFA; encoded by the coding sequence ATGCCATTACGTTCCCTTGCCGACCTGCAGCCGGGCATGGTCCTGGCGGCAGATGCCGAAAGCCCCGACGGCAATCACCGCCTGACCGGCGGCACCTCCCTGACGGAAACGCACATCCGCATGCTGCGCGGCTGGCACCTCCGGGAAATCGAGGTGGAAGCCCCGCCCCCGCCTCAGGACGCGCCGACGGATGACGCGCCCGAGGATGCCGCGCAAGCCGTCCTGTCCCGGTTCGTCCATCTGCCCGGGGACAACCCCTTCGTGATCGAGTTGCGCCGCCAGGCCCTGGCCCGGGCGGACACCCGCGTCCCGCCCAAGGCCTGTCGGCCGGCGCGCCGCAAACCCGATGCCCCGGCCGGCGTGCCCGCGCCGGAAAAAATCCTCACCGGCGATCCGGTCCTCGTCTCGCTGCCCGAAGTCTTCATGCGCATCCGGGAAGTCCTCAGCGACCCCTCCTCCACCATCGAAGAGGCGGCGGCGGTCATCGGCAAGGACCCGAGCCTGACGGCCAAGCTCTTAAAGCTCGTCAACAGCGCCTTTTACGCCCGCACCCTGCGCGTCTCCGGCTCTCTGCCCCCCGCCTCCGTCGACACCCTGACAAGGGCGGTCATGCTGCTTGGGCTCAACCAGCTTTCCACCCTGGCCATGGGCGTTTCCGTGCTGCCGCTTTTCCGGGACATTCCGCCGGACTGCGTGGATCTGCGCCAATTCTGGCAGCACAGCATCGGCGTCGGCCTCGTGGCCAAAATCCTGTCCGCCCGCCTGGGCGACCCCAGCCCGGAACGTTATTTCGTGGCCGGGCTGCTCCACGACATCGGCCGGCTGGTGCTCTACAAGCGCATTCCCGACGTATCCGGAGAGGCGTTGGCCCGGGCCGCCGAATCGAACAGGCATCTGGTCGTGGTGGAACGCGAGACCTTCGGCTTCGACCACGCGGAACTTGGCGGCATGCTGTTGCGCAAATGGCGCTTCCCCGAAAGCCTGGAACAGACCGTCTGGCGGCACCACGACCCCATGGCCGCGGACGTGCCCCTGGAACCGGCCATCATCAACGTGGCCGACATGGTGGCTGTGGCCACCCTGGCCGGCGGCAGCGGCGAACGCCTCATCCCCGAGTTCATTCCGCAAGCCTGGCGACTGGCCGCGATTTCCCCCTCCGACCTGCCCGAAATCGTGGCCATGGCCGAAAGCCACCTCGAGGTCGTCTGCGCCATGTTCGCCTGA
- a CDS encoding bifunctional sulfate adenylyltransferase/adenylylsulfate kinase, which yields MDNHAQNLLVHFRRAEEIKAESLSYKSFNLSPLQLLDLELLLSRAYYPLTGYLGKDDFEAVLASMRLADGTPWPMPVSLDVPGPLGESLESGDKLALRDQEGFMLAAMTVAEVWPADPEGEARAIFAVQDIASHPGARAHVRRTGAYRVAGPVVGLSLPPHVDFPEMRRSPAEVQAVLQQRGWRKVLGYQTGSLLHCRQRAMLRQAAMDAGASVLLLRAVGDAMAEGAAHFAGIRCARIFADAFPKNMLLLNLLPLPLRTAGPRQALFEALIQKNHGCTHALIGGRHADPMPPEAEPLYPAGQAQRLVADFADETGIAMIPETCMDYVEEKAQYMPRAQVGPEMTVKTIDAAEFRRRLEFDLDIPDWFTMPEVTAELRAVFPPRSRQGFTLFMTGLSGAGKSTLAKILYVKFMELRTRPVTLLDGDIVRRHLSSELTFTKEHRNLNIARIGFVASEITKNGGIAICAPIAPYASSRNEARSLVAPHGGFVEIHMATPLAVCEQRDRKGLYAKARAGIVKGVTGIDDPYEIPEHPEITLDTTSLAPGEAAQEVLLYLEREGYLA from the coding sequence ATGGACAATCACGCGCAAAATCTCCTCGTGCATTTTCGACGTGCCGAGGAAATCAAGGCCGAATCCCTCTCCTACAAATCCTTTAACCTCTCCCCGCTCCAACTGCTCGATCTGGAGCTCCTGCTGTCGCGGGCCTACTACCCGCTGACGGGATATCTCGGAAAGGACGACTTCGAAGCGGTACTGGCCTCCATGCGCCTGGCCGACGGCACACCCTGGCCCATGCCGGTGAGCCTCGACGTGCCCGGCCCCCTCGGCGAAAGCCTCGAATCCGGGGACAAGCTGGCCCTGCGCGACCAGGAAGGCTTCATGCTGGCCGCCATGACCGTCGCCGAGGTCTGGCCGGCCGACCCCGAAGGCGAGGCCCGGGCCATTTTCGCCGTCCAGGATATCGCGTCCCATCCGGGAGCCCGCGCCCATGTCCGGCGCACAGGCGCGTACCGGGTGGCCGGCCCCGTGGTCGGCCTGTCCCTGCCGCCCCATGTCGATTTTCCCGAGATGCGCCGCAGCCCGGCCGAAGTCCAGGCCGTCCTGCAGCAACGCGGCTGGCGCAAGGTTCTCGGCTACCAGACGGGCTCCCTGCTCCACTGCCGCCAGAGGGCCATGCTCCGTCAGGCCGCCATGGACGCCGGGGCAAGCGTCCTGCTGCTGCGGGCGGTGGGCGACGCCATGGCCGAAGGCGCGGCCCACTTCGCCGGCATCCGCTGCGCCCGCATCTTCGCCGACGCCTTCCCCAAAAACATGCTGCTTTTAAACCTGCTGCCCCTGCCCCTGCGCACGGCCGGCCCCCGGCAGGCCCTGTTCGAGGCGCTGATCCAGAAAAACCACGGCTGCACCCACGCCCTCATCGGAGGCCGCCACGCCGACCCCATGCCCCCGGAGGCCGAGCCGCTCTATCCCGCCGGGCAGGCCCAACGCTTGGTGGCCGACTTCGCCGACGAAACCGGCATCGCCATGATTCCGGAAACCTGCATGGATTACGTGGAGGAAAAGGCCCAGTATATGCCCCGCGCCCAGGTCGGGCCGGAAATGACCGTCAAAACCATCGACGCCGCGGAATTCCGCCGCCGGCTGGAATTCGACCTGGATATCCCGGACTGGTTCACCATGCCCGAGGTGACAGCCGAACTGCGCGCCGTCTTTCCCCCACGGTCCCGGCAGGGCTTCACCCTCTTCATGACCGGCCTCTCCGGAGCCGGAAAATCCACCCTGGCCAAAATCCTCTACGTCAAGTTCATGGAACTGCGCACCCGGCCCGTCACCCTGCTCGACGGCGACATCGTGCGCCGCCACCTCTCCAGCGAACTGACCTTCACCAAGGAACACCGCAACCTCAACATCGCCCGCATCGGCTTCGTGGCCAGCGAAATCACCAAAAACGGCGGCATCGCCATCTGCGCCCCCATCGCCCCCTACGCAAGCTCGCGCAACGAAGCCCGCAGCCTCGTCGCGCCCCACGGCGGATTTGTCGAAATCCACATGGCCACCCCGCTTGCCGTCTGCGAACAACGCGACCGCAAAGGCCTCTACGCCAAGGCCCGGGCCGGCATCGTCAAAGGCGTCACCGGCATCGACGACCCCTATGAAATCCCCGAACACCCGGAAATCACCCTCGACACCACCAGCCTCGCCCCCGGCGAAGCCGCCCAGGAAGTGCTGCTCTACCTCGAACGCGAAGGCTACCTCGCGTAG
- the msrB gene encoding peptide-methionine (R)-S-oxide reductase MsrB, whose amino-acid sequence MPLRKYMLPIRSRTAALALGLLALLFSAVSVFGAGQTATRTETAMTSHNDATQHVATLAGGCFWCVESDLEKLPGVLDVVSGYTGGEEPHPDYEQVSSGRTGHYEAVQVFYDPARVSYRQILDAFLRHIDPTDPDGQFADRGRQYRTAIFYHTEAQKKEAEAALADLAATGRFDKPLTTAVLPFTFFTNAEAYHQNYYKTHKLQYQTYRRFSGRDQFLAQVWDKKPDAPEPKANGDWRQFKKPDAAALQKRLTPLQFEVTQNEGTERPFDNAYWNNKAPGIYVDVVSGEPLFSSRDKYDSGTGWPSFTRPLVPDNIVTREDKRLFTTRTEVRSRHGDSHLGHVFKDGPAPTGLRYCMNSAALRFIPAKDMAADGYGAFEKDVQ is encoded by the coding sequence ATGCCCCTCCGAAAATACATGTTGCCCATACGGTCCCGGACCGCCGCCCTGGCCCTGGGCCTTTTGGCATTGCTTTTTTCCGCCGTCTCCGTCTTCGGAGCCGGCCAAACCGCAACCAGGACAGAAACCGCCATGACCAGCCACAACGATGCCACGCAACACGTGGCGACCCTTGCCGGCGGCTGCTTCTGGTGCGTGGAATCGGACCTGGAAAAGCTCCCCGGCGTCCTGGACGTCGTTTCGGGCTATACCGGCGGGGAGGAGCCCCACCCCGACTACGAACAGGTCTCCTCCGGCCGCACCGGCCACTACGAGGCCGTCCAGGTCTTTTACGATCCCGCGCGCGTAAGCTACCGCCAGATTCTCGACGCATTTTTGCGCCACATCGATCCCACCGACCCGGACGGCCAGTTCGCCGACCGGGGCCGGCAATACCGCACAGCCATTTTCTACCACACCGAGGCCCAAAAAAAGGAAGCCGAAGCAGCCCTGGCCGACCTGGCCGCCACGGGCCGTTTCGACAAGCCGCTGACCACGGCCGTCTTGCCTTTTACCTTCTTCACCAACGCCGAGGCCTACCACCAGAACTATTACAAGACCCACAAGCTCCAGTACCAGACCTACCGGCGCTTTTCCGGCCGCGACCAGTTTCTGGCCCAGGTCTGGGATAAAAAGCCCGACGCGCCGGAACCGAAGGCCAACGGCGACTGGCGGCAGTTCAAGAAGCCCGACGCCGCCGCCCTGCAAAAGCGCCTGACGCCCCTGCAGTTCGAGGTCACCCAAAACGAAGGCACGGAACGGCCTTTCGACAATGCCTACTGGAACAACAAGGCCCCCGGCATCTACGTGGACGTCGTGTCCGGCGAGCCGCTCTTCAGCTCCCGCGACAAGTACGATTCGGGCACGGGCTGGCCGAGCTTCACCCGGCCGCTGGTCCCGGACAACATCGTCACGCGCGAGGACAAACGCCTTTTCACCACGCGCACCGAAGTGCGCAGCCGCCACGGCGATTCGCACCTGGGCCACGTCTTCAAGGACGGCCCCGCGCCGACCGGCCTTCGCTACTGCATGAATTCCGCCGCCCTGCGCTTCATTCCCGCCAAGGACATGGCGGCCGACGGCTACGGCGCATTCGAAAAGGACGTGCAGTAA
- a CDS encoding methyltransferase domain-containing protein yields MHTSLLDMLVCPVCLPEEHPLQLKDKGHSGDDITSGTLVCPGCGAAYAITDGLADLAPPEKAVPTAQERYDTDRLAASYLWSHYADLWEDREATDAYPRWLEMAGDCAGPALDAGCAVGRFTFEMAAKTGFAVGVDLSRPFITLARRIARKKEMVFTAPRQGLLTTRFGFSLPKRLQQGTVEFVRADVARLPFRAASFGLVASLNVVDKLPRPMLHLVEARRVCAQTATLLVADPFSWSETVARPENWLGGTAESGDSAAVIANMLDAGPGWQARIAGSVWWAIRDHANRYERIRSEVIVAHRSME; encoded by the coding sequence ATGCACACCAGCCTGCTCGATATGCTCGTCTGTCCGGTCTGTCTGCCCGAGGAACATCCGCTACAGCTTAAAGACAAGGGCCATTCCGGCGACGATATCACCTCCGGGACCCTCGTCTGCCCCGGCTGCGGCGCGGCCTATGCCATCACCGACGGGCTGGCCGATCTGGCCCCGCCCGAAAAGGCCGTGCCCACGGCCCAGGAACGTTACGACACGGACAGGCTGGCCGCCTCCTACCTGTGGAGCCACTACGCCGATTTGTGGGAGGACCGCGAAGCCACGGACGCCTATCCGCGCTGGCTGGAGATGGCCGGAGACTGCGCGGGGCCGGCCCTGGACGCCGGCTGCGCCGTGGGGCGTTTCACCTTCGAGATGGCCGCGAAAACCGGTTTCGCCGTGGGTGTCGACCTGTCGCGGCCCTTCATCACCCTGGCCCGACGGATCGCCAGGAAAAAGGAAATGGTCTTCACCGCCCCGAGGCAGGGGCTTCTGACCACGCGCTTCGGCTTTTCCCTGCCCAAGCGGCTGCAACAGGGCACGGTGGAATTCGTGCGGGCCGACGTCGCGCGCCTGCCGTTTCGCGCCGCAAGCTTCGGCCTTGTCGCCTCGCTCAATGTCGTGGACAAGCTGCCGCGCCCGATGCTCCACCTAGTCGAGGCCAGACGCGTGTGCGCACAGACGGCGACCCTGCTCGTGGCCGACCCCTTCTCCTGGTCCGAAACCGTGGCCAGACCGGAAAACTGGCTCGGCGGCACGGCGGAATCCGGCGACAGCGCGGCCGTTATCGCCAACATGCTCGACGCCGGCCCGGGCTGGCAGGCCCGCATCGCGGGCTCGGTCTGGTGGGCCATCCGCGACCACGCCAACCGCTACGAACGCATCCGCAGCGAAGTCATCGTCGCCCACCGCAGTATGGAGTAG
- a CDS encoding mechanosensitive ion channel family protein, translating to MDQIREHALSILRDLDSINYLAIAAVLCSAWILKKLVDIAIPWVTGRLAPGWRLRLLPLIPFLRLVIILGSALLILPMVVRPTAANLIALASIFGIVLGFAFKEYATNLLAGVVVVFEKPYRPGDFVRIGDAYGEVLAVNHRSLRLVTPDDTVVTIPHGVIWKDPVYNANDGKRTLLCVATWRLVPEHDSVRAREILRDTALSSPFLDCDRPVSVIVAETPLGTRYALKAYPVDSRDQFDFLTDLSVRGKAALLAAGFTCATADTAIAQAGNTGLPPA from the coding sequence ATGGACCAGATACGAGAGCACGCCCTGTCCATCCTGCGCGACCTGGACTCCATCAACTACCTGGCCATTGCAGCCGTTCTCTGCAGCGCCTGGATTCTCAAAAAGCTGGTCGACATCGCCATCCCCTGGGTGACCGGCCGCCTGGCCCCGGGGTGGCGACTGCGGCTTTTGCCCCTGATCCCGTTCCTGCGGCTGGTCATCATCCTCGGCAGCGCCCTGCTCATCCTCCCCATGGTCGTTCGCCCCACGGCCGCCAACCTGATCGCCCTGGCCTCGATATTCGGCATCGTGCTCGGCTTCGCGTTCAAGGAATACGCCACCAACCTGCTGGCCGGGGTGGTGGTCGTTTTCGAAAAACCGTACCGGCCGGGCGATTTCGTGCGCATCGGCGACGCCTACGGCGAGGTGCTGGCCGTCAACCACCGCAGCCTGCGCCTCGTCACCCCCGACGACACCGTGGTGACCATCCCCCACGGCGTCATTTGGAAGGACCCGGTCTATAACGCCAACGACGGCAAACGCACGCTCCTGTGCGTGGCCACCTGGCGCCTCGTGCCGGAGCACGACAGCGTCCGGGCCAGGGAGATCCTGCGCGATACGGCCCTTTCCAGCCCCTTTCTCGACTGTGACCGCCCGGTGTCCGTGATCGTGGCGGAAACCCCGCTCGGCACCCGCTATGCGCTCAAGGCCTATCCCGTGGACTCCCGCGACCAGTTCGACTTCCTCACCGACTTAAGCGTCCGGGGCAAGGCCGCCCTGCTCGCCGCCGGCTTCACGTGTGCCACGGCTGACACCGCCATCGCCCAGGCCGGGAACACCGGTTTGCCCCCCGCTTGA
- a CDS encoding response regulator gives MSASGPDQAKSSLSVLVVDDNDVNQLYMLHLLRRLGHVPAAACDGRQALSILASQRFDIILMDIQLPDTNGLELTRIIRDGKAGTVNAPNIPILATTAFAMRDDRARCLDAGMNDHLPKPLHADDLRQALDRWASMPQGKGTGPQAAFDLTAFIRESRREFATEMLTLFLELAESRRCALRQALESGNLEAAVAASHDLAGMAGPIRANQLLKSMKAVQEACLMGDLDTCRARYSLADSELATVLGVVRAHPYVTAKDS, from the coding sequence ATGAGCGCAAGCGGGCCGGATCAGGCCAAATCTTCCCTGTCCGTGCTGGTGGTGGATGACAACGACGTCAACCAACTCTACATGCTGCATCTGTTGCGCAGGCTCGGCCACGTCCCGGCCGCGGCCTGCGACGGACGGCAGGCGCTCTCCATCCTGGCTTCCCAGCGTTTCGACATCATTCTCATGGATATCCAGTTGCCGGACACCAACGGCCTAGAACTGACCCGGATCATCCGCGACGGCAAGGCCGGAACCGTCAATGCGCCGAACATCCCCATTCTGGCCACCACCGCCTTTGCCATGCGGGACGACCGTGCCCGGTGCCTGGACGCGGGCATGAACGACCACCTGCCCAAACCCCTGCACGCCGACGATCTGCGCCAGGCCCTCGATCGCTGGGCATCCATGCCCCAGGGCAAAGGGACCGGCCCGCAAGCCGCCTTCGACCTGACCGCCTTCATCCGCGAAAGCCGGCGGGAATTCGCCACGGAAATGCTGACGCTTTTTCTGGAACTGGCCGAGTCCCGGCGATGCGCCCTGCGCCAGGCCCTGGAGAGCGGCAACCTGGAAGCCGCCGTGGCCGCGTCCCATGATCTGGCCGGCATGGCCGGCCCCATACGGGCCAATCAGCTGCTCAAGAGCATGAAAGCGGTCCAGGAAGCCTGCCTGATGGGCGATCTGGATACCTGCCGCGCCCGCTACAGCCTGGCCGACAGCGAGCTGGCCACCGTGCTCGGGGTCGTGCGCGCCCACCCCTACGTCACCGCCAAGGATTCCTAA